A genomic segment from Treponema sp. Marseille-Q3903 encodes:
- a CDS encoding sigma-54 dependent transcriptional regulator: MNKNITPLVGSSSFIKEIKTLVQTLSANNASVLIVGERGSGKRLVARHIHYSNSAKIDHFFEINCKSFDKEQIQVVFDDVSRLIAFDQRITLFVCHVEDMILELQKSFIEMIKKTAAKELDLKIICSTECSLEEKVANGKFLPELLSRLNTVVINVLPLRLHKEDIIPIAESYLTSFSKKSGLKFVRFSEAAKTSMLEHFWKGNVDELINSIQRAFIVGKPPVIDEADLGFINEDSVVNRVVENIADFGNDKSLKTAVDMFKKEYVTKILEENNWNQTRAARVLEIQRTYVIKLINELEIRKN; the protein is encoded by the coding sequence ATGAACAAAAACATTACTCCTTTGGTTGGCTCTAGCAGTTTTATCAAGGAAATTAAGACTTTGGTCCAGACTCTTTCTGCGAACAATGCATCTGTTTTGATTGTCGGAGAGAGAGGTTCTGGGAAACGTCTTGTCGCTCGTCATATTCATTATTCAAATTCGGCGAAGATTGATCATTTTTTTGAAATCAATTGTAAATCCTTTGACAAAGAGCAGATTCAAGTTGTATTTGATGATGTAAGCCGATTGATTGCTTTTGACCAGCGAATTACTCTTTTTGTTTGTCATGTCGAAGATATGATTCTGGAGCTGCAAAAATCGTTTATTGAAATGATAAAAAAAACAGCTGCCAAAGAGCTTGACTTGAAAATTATCTGTTCCACCGAATGTTCCTTAGAGGAAAAAGTTGCGAATGGAAAGTTTTTGCCTGAGCTTTTATCTAGGTTGAATACTGTCGTTATCAACGTTTTGCCTCTGAGACTTCATAAAGAAGACATTATACCGATTGCAGAAAGTTATCTGACAAGTTTTAGCAAGAAATCGGGTTTGAAATTTGTCCGTTTTTCTGAGGCTGCAAAAACTTCAATGCTCGAACACTTTTGGAAGGGAAATGTTGACGAATTGATTAATTCAATTCAAAGGGCATTTATAGTTGGGAAACCTCCTGTGATTGATGAGGCTGATTTAGGCTTCATAAATGAAGATTCTGTCGTGAACAGAGTTGTTGAAAATATAGCAGACTTTGGAAACGACAAATCTCTTAAGACAGCTGTCGATATGTTTAAAAAAGAATATGTCACAAAGATTCTTGAAGAAAATAACTGGAATCAGACAAGGGCAGCGCGCGTGCTTGAAATTCAACGTACTTATGTGATTAAATTGATCAATGAATTAGAAATTCGTAAGAATTAA
- a CDS encoding pseudouridine synthase, with amino-acid sequence MPANRNAEKEKIRLQAYIAHCGVASRRASEQIILDGRVAVNGKVITELGTKVTDEDEITVDGKKIKLESKKRYVLLNKPAGFVCSSSDEKGRAVAADLLKEKYSERLYNVGRLDMYSKGMIIFTNDGDFAAKLSHPSSQLEKEYIVETSQEVPNTFPQMFEKGIRIDNVFYKCKSCKILKPRKIKIVLIEGKNREIRTVLESQNIGTKSLVRVRIGCIKLDDLKPGDSRDLTTKEVENLLNELS; translated from the coding sequence TTGCCCGCTAACCGGAATGCAGAAAAAGAAAAAATCAGGCTTCAAGCGTATATTGCGCATTGTGGTGTTGCCAGTCGGCGCGCTTCTGAACAGATTATTTTAGACGGACGCGTTGCCGTAAATGGAAAAGTCATCACAGAGCTCGGCACAAAAGTCACAGACGAAGACGAAATCACTGTAGATGGAAAAAAAATAAAACTCGAATCAAAAAAACGATATGTCTTATTGAATAAACCTGCAGGATTTGTTTGTTCTTCATCTGATGAAAAAGGAAGGGCAGTTGCCGCAGATTTACTTAAAGAAAAATATTCTGAACGTTTGTATAATGTCGGTCGCCTTGATATGTACAGCAAAGGTATGATTATATTTACAAACGATGGTGACTTTGCTGCAAAACTTTCACATCCGTCGAGTCAGCTCGAAAAAGAATATATAGTAGAGACGAGTCAGGAAGTTCCAAACACTTTTCCTCAGATGTTTGAAAAAGGAATCCGCATAGATAATGTCTTTTACAAATGTAAATCATGTAAAATCTTAAAGCCGCGCAAAATAAAAATAGTGCTTATAGAAGGCAAAAACCGAGAAATCCGCACAGTTTTAGAAAGTCAGAATATCGGCACAAAATCGCTTGTACGTGTTCGCATCGGCTGCATAAAACTCGACGATTTGAAGCCCGGTGACAGCCGTGATTTGACAACAAAGGAAGTTGAAAATTTATTGAATGAATTATCTTAA
- a CDS encoding tol-pal system YbgF family protein, with protein MAEREELATSQKIGNLIEKNKVKFIVCLIVVACALAGYITTYAIYNSLKNKNLSRIDEITFTLTDKSGSLEESELEARSNTAIEQLAPFTKKNGIAGARANMICAEIAFQQKKYQESADFWKAAAKKAKKSYIAPIAYFNIGVCYEQLNNIDAAAENYKIAADNKSFVIKNHAKFSYGRVLEAQGKYAEAVSVFTEINDSNPDDSWAKLAKSRIIALKVQGKVE; from the coding sequence ATGGCAGAAAGAGAAGAATTGGCAACAAGCCAGAAAATTGGCAACTTGATTGAAAAAAATAAAGTAAAATTTATCGTTTGTTTAATTGTTGTTGCATGTGCATTGGCAGGATACATTACCACTTATGCAATTTACAATAGTTTAAAAAATAAAAATCTGAGCAGGATTGATGAAATTACTTTTACACTCACAGATAAAAGCGGTTCTCTGGAAGAGTCTGAGCTCGAAGCAAGAAGCAATACCGCTATTGAACAGCTTGCTCCTTTTACAAAAAAAAATGGAATTGCAGGTGCTCGTGCAAACATGATTTGCGCAGAAATTGCTTTCCAACAGAAAAAGTATCAGGAATCGGCTGATTTTTGGAAAGCCGCTGCAAAAAAGGCAAAAAAATCATACATTGCTCCAATCGCTTATTTTAATATTGGAGTTTGTTATGAACAATTGAACAACATTGATGCTGCTGCGGAAAATTATAAAATTGCAGCTGATAATAAGTCGTTTGTTATAAAAAATCATGCAAAGTTCAGTTACGGACGCGTTCTTGAAGCTCAGGGAAAATATGCAGAAGCAGTTTCAGTTTTCACAGAAATTAATGACAGCAATCCTGATGATTCATGGGCAAAACTTGCAAAGTCAAGAATTATTGCGCTTAAAGTTCAAGGAAAGGTCGAGTAG
- the folK gene encoding 2-amino-4-hydroxy-6-hydroxymethyldihydropteridine diphosphokinase, with product MKRVLLGLGSNKTYNGFSPAELLFLAGIELRKIMKDVRFSYVYKTKAMYVEDQDDFYNSAAVGYVEDDVDAFSFLKTINKIEEKYGRDRSKELRFGPRSLDIDIELFGDEEINTHELQIPHARMHEREFVLIPALEIFTDSADEIIRERYIKYLAKLKENGKGYGIQKISEFPKAVENGTERLYSCNS from the coding sequence GTGAAACGCGTTCTATTGGGACTTGGATCTAACAAAACATACAACGGTTTTTCTCCTGCGGAGCTGCTTTTCCTTGCTGGAATTGAGCTCCGCAAAATTATGAAAGATGTTCGGTTTTCTTATGTATACAAAACAAAAGCGATGTATGTTGAAGATCAAGATGATTTTTATAATTCTGCTGCCGTTGGCTACGTTGAAGACGATGTAGACGCTTTTTCTTTTTTAAAAACAATAAATAAAATTGAAGAAAAATATGGGCGTGACCGTTCAAAAGAACTCAGATTCGGACCTCGTTCATTAGATATAGATATTGAGCTGTTCGGTGACGAAGAAATCAATACTCATGAATTACAAATCCCACATGCAAGGATGCACGAAAGAGAATTTGTTTTAATTCCGGCACTTGAGATTTTTACAGATTCTGCCGATGAAATTATCAGAGAACGATATATAAAATACCTTGCCAAATTAAAGGAAAACGGCAAGGGTTATGGAATTCAAAAAATATCTGAATTCCCGAAGGCGGTAGAAAATGGAACAGAACGACTTTACAGTTGCAACAGCTAA
- a CDS encoding Ig-like domain-containing protein, whose product MIHLIPRYGFENTDIDRNISKRECIGFIFSKSMDFSTLKSGISISPNINGYFYQATSDRKRFLFVPLSNYEIETKYLITISSSVKDSIGNSLYQEIKKEFYSGDSYLEIVSLNIGGIDYSSIPDELEASTTTVNANEILAAVITFSNPIDINSRYAVVNNISLNLQFPMTSASPILLSSKWDSSNTVLTLNWGNITKSTSENKSYYDLKFNGGKSGISTGNGRYMEDSICIHIKISS is encoded by the coding sequence GTGATACATCTGATCCCACGATATGGGTTTGAGAATACAGACATAGATAGAAATATTTCAAAAAGAGAGTGTATTGGATTTATATTTTCAAAATCGATGGATTTTTCTACATTAAAATCTGGGATTTCAATTTCACCAAATATTAATGGATATTTTTATCAAGCTACATCAGATAGAAAAAGATTTCTTTTTGTCCCATTATCTAATTATGAAATTGAAACAAAGTATTTGATCACAATTTCATCTTCTGTAAAAGATTCAATAGGAAATTCATTATACCAAGAAATAAAAAAAGAATTTTATTCAGGAGATTCATATTTAGAGATTGTGTCTTTAAATATTGGTGGTATTGATTATTCATCTATTCCTGATGAATTAGAAGCCTCAACTACAACTGTAAATGCAAATGAAATCTTGGCTGCTGTAATTACATTTTCAAATCCAATTGATATAAACTCAAGATATGCTGTTGTGAATAATATATCATTAAATTTGCAGTTTCCAATGACATCAGCATCTCCTATATTGCTTTCATCAAAATGGGATTCTTCTAATACTGTTTTAACATTAAATTGGGGAAATATAACTAAAAGTACAAGTGAAAACAAAAGTTATTACGATTTAAAATTTAATGGTGGAAAATCTGGTATATCAACTGGAAATGGACGCTATATGGAGGATAGTATATGTATCCATATAAAAATATCTTCATAA
- a CDS encoding M48 family metallopeptidase: MFKRVIVIKRVYKVFLIVLVSFLFFSCTKKEDAEFNYLRAVEAYSKQDFETALEFVNAAKKNDSSFYQADLLKAKIFYFQDMLEDANLVLHKSIRKYPEYTDARIWYIRVLIAQERYDEAETALIKELSFNSGDCRVFYQYGSLCAKLGRIDERLSMYRKAESLLSENSKIYLELADIWLMLGMRERALDELDKAEVVMEDSQTIKELKRYIRNGNDSL; the protein is encoded by the coding sequence ATGTTTAAGAGAGTTATAGTAATAAAAAGAGTTTATAAAGTATTTCTTATTGTTCTTGTTTCTTTTTTGTTTTTTTCATGTACAAAAAAAGAAGATGCTGAATTTAATTATTTAAGAGCAGTGGAAGCTTATTCTAAGCAGGACTTTGAAACTGCTTTAGAATTTGTGAATGCCGCAAAAAAAAATGATTCTTCTTTTTATCAAGCAGATTTATTAAAAGCAAAAATTTTCTATTTTCAGGATATGTTGGAAGATGCAAATTTGGTACTACATAAGTCAATCAGAAAATATCCTGAATATACAGATGCTCGCATATGGTATATTCGAGTTCTTATTGCTCAAGAAAGATATGACGAAGCTGAAACTGCTTTAATAAAAGAATTGTCATTTAATTCAGGTGATTGCAGAGTCTTCTATCAATATGGAAGTTTATGTGCGAAATTAGGTAGGATTGATGAACGGTTGTCAATGTATAGAAAAGCTGAAAGTTTATTAAGTGAAAATTCAAAAATTTATTTAGAATTAGCAGACATATGGCTTATGTTGGGAATGAGAGAACGGGCTTTGGATGAATTAGATAAAGCGGAAGTTGTCATGGAAGATTCTCAAACGATTAAGGAATTAAAAAGATATATAAGAAATGGAAATGATTCATTATGA
- the recA gene encoding recombinase RecA, which translates to MSNVSSAPMDTAEKMKALEAARLQIEKQFGQGAIMKLGDKANVSGIEVIPSGSILLDEALGIGGYPRGRVIEMYGPESSGKTTLALHAIAEAQKLGGVAAFVDAEHALDPVYAKNLGVNIDELWVSQPDTGEQALEITENLVRSGAVDVVVVDSVAALTPEKEIEGEMGDAVMGMQARLMSQALRKLTAIIGKSNCIVIFINQIRMKIGVMFGNPETTTGGQALKFYSSVRLEIRRIETIEGKGDDDAVGNRVRVKIVKNKVAPPFRKCEIDIYFGKGISWAASLLDSAVKHGIIDKRGAWYTMGEEKIGQGKENAVNFIETNPKVSAEVEAKVRALVFPDQVIESKDQKKKAKTAAEENGAQPKLDM; encoded by the coding sequence ATGTCAAATGTTAGTTCAGCTCCAATGGATACTGCGGAGAAAATGAAAGCGCTGGAGGCTGCACGTCTTCAGATTGAAAAACAGTTCGGTCAGGGTGCTATCATGAAGCTTGGCGATAAAGCCAACGTTTCGGGAATTGAAGTTATACCTTCGGGTTCTATCTTGCTTGATGAAGCTCTTGGAATCGGCGGTTATCCGCGCGGGCGGGTTATTGAAATGTATGGTCCTGAAAGTTCGGGGAAGACGACTCTTGCTTTGCACGCTATTGCTGAAGCTCAAAAGCTCGGTGGAGTTGCTGCTTTTGTTGATGCGGAACACGCTCTTGATCCTGTTTATGCTAAAAACCTTGGTGTCAACATTGATGAATTGTGGGTTTCCCAGCCGGATACGGGAGAGCAGGCTCTTGAGATTACAGAAAACTTGGTGAGAAGCGGTGCTGTCGACGTTGTTGTTGTCGATTCCGTTGCAGCCTTGACTCCTGAAAAGGAAATCGAGGGTGAAATGGGCGACGCTGTTATGGGTATGCAGGCGCGTTTGATGAGCCAAGCTTTGAGAAAGTTAACTGCGATTATTGGGAAATCGAATTGTATAGTGATTTTCATCAATCAGATTCGTATGAAAATTGGCGTTATGTTCGGTAACCCTGAGACTACGACTGGTGGACAGGCATTGAAGTTTTATTCTTCTGTTCGGCTTGAAATTAGGCGAATAGAGACTATTGAAGGAAAAGGTGACGACGATGCTGTTGGAAACCGTGTAAGAGTTAAGATTGTAAAAAACAAGGTTGCGCCTCCGTTTAGAAAGTGTGAAATCGATATTTATTTTGGAAAAGGAATTTCATGGGCTGCAAGTTTGCTCGATTCTGCTGTAAAGCACGGAATTATCGACAAACGCGGTGCATGGTATACAATGGGCGAAGAAAAAATTGGACAAGGTAAAGAAAATGCTGTCAACTTTATTGAGACTAATCCAAAAGTTTCTGCTGAAGTTGAAGCCAAAGTTCGAGCTCTTGTTTTTCCGGATCAGGTAATCGAAAGTAAAGACCAAAAAAAGAAAGCAAAAACTGCTGCTGAAGAAAACGGCGCTCAGCCAAAACTTGATATGTAG
- a CDS encoding ScpA family protein: MEQNDFTVATAKKTKTETFAKHAYKAGEFEGPLDLLWSLIRESKVNIYDIPIAQITEQYLEYLDYAVKTDLGDLSEFYSWAAKLIYIKSRMLLPVEVAYDDEDEEDPRQELVDKLIEYQKFKKLSLLMEEQEDESEWNFERKKIQRVLPFDENENIWEEIDTWDLLQQMQDTFKSIMNQYSNEKILNMYEEISVNEKITLMNELLEEKKECLFTDLITRTGNEMDVICAFMAILEAVKFKMITIFQNKLFGDIKICVREDNLGYLPSEDELTSN, from the coding sequence ATGGAACAGAACGACTTTACAGTTGCAACAGCTAAAAAAACTAAAACCGAAACATTTGCAAAACATGCTTACAAAGCCGGAGAATTTGAGGGACCACTCGACTTGTTGTGGTCTTTAATCCGTGAAAGTAAAGTAAATATTTATGATATTCCTATTGCTCAGATTACGGAACAGTATCTTGAATACCTTGATTATGCAGTAAAAACAGATCTCGGAGACCTTTCAGAATTCTACAGTTGGGCTGCAAAACTTATATACATAAAAAGCCGCATGCTGCTTCCTGTTGAAGTTGCTTATGATGATGAAGATGAAGAAGACCCTCGTCAGGAATTAGTAGATAAGTTGATCGAATATCAGAAATTCAAAAAACTTTCTTTGCTTATGGAAGAGCAAGAAGATGAATCTGAATGGAACTTTGAACGCAAAAAAATTCAGAGAGTGCTTCCATTTGATGAAAATGAAAATATCTGGGAAGAGATTGACACTTGGGATTTATTGCAGCAAATGCAAGATACGTTCAAGTCAATCATGAACCAGTATTCGAATGAAAAAATCCTCAATATGTACGAGGAAATTTCTGTCAACGAAAAAATCACTTTGATGAATGAACTCCTGGAAGAAAAAAAAGAATGCCTTTTTACAGATTTGATTACACGGACCGGAAACGAAATGGACGTTATCTGTGCGTTTATGGCAATCCTTGAAGCTGTAAAATTTAAGATGATTACCATCTTTCAAAATAAGCTTTTTGGTGATATAAAAATATGTGTAAGAGAAGATAACTTGGGTTATTTGCCAAGCGAAGATGAACTGACGTCAAATTAG
- a CDS encoding lipopolysaccharide assembly protein LapB, with protein sequence MIIKKCFSVLFLFTFLFLGCSSENMKSYKQIKQSHKNLESMYQDVYLYDLENPDFFESKLDLARYYILVGSYNQSWPYLVRAESIAKKSPKQVSKENEAALYGCYATLYLMNNEVETAYSYVEKACAVPKYGIIYGYLAGRILTTLERNEEALKYFDETYKKYPNLITGEEIRSYMYLLGESKNYKKAQELLELYFEKGEFFSGLGLFASGVYEKNNLFVESIFSAFLDYEYQSCFGNADDKRFVQNLNELRNKLVSESKDEESINAVDYMLSLYLGTDVEEPKIDFFPFEYIKLKKTAKNRAWSNKEFNEYMALEKYFKNFPCYYWNLWTMLPKVQAGDLSNWKVILEKIIMLGNSDYYDSSRVILGKLCGLNDSDASKILLPQEVQRLILIYINDSDKRALEYIYSLLNLPDCDYVIQGTQVIKQNIDNKTLSQALYEKSLTASGRLKERINYILS encoded by the coding sequence ATGATTATTAAAAAGTGTTTCTCTGTTTTATTTTTATTTACATTTCTCTTTTTAGGTTGTTCTTCGGAAAATATGAAGTCTTATAAACAGATTAAGCAATCTCACAAAAATCTTGAAAGCATGTATCAGGATGTTTATTTATATGATTTAGAAAATCCTGATTTTTTTGAATCTAAATTAGATTTAGCACGTTATTATATATTAGTGGGAAGTTATAATCAGTCTTGGCCTTATTTAGTAAGAGCTGAGTCAATTGCAAAAAAGTCACCAAAACAAGTTTCAAAAGAAAATGAAGCAGCCTTATATGGATGTTATGCAACTCTTTATTTAATGAATAATGAAGTAGAGACTGCGTATTCATATGTTGAAAAAGCATGTGCTGTACCTAAATATGGAATTATATATGGATATTTAGCTGGTAGAATATTAACAACTCTAGAAAGAAATGAAGAAGCTTTAAAGTATTTTGATGAAACATATAAGAAATATCCTAATCTAATTACAGGTGAAGAGATCCGATCTTATATGTATTTATTAGGGGAATCAAAAAACTATAAAAAAGCTCAGGAATTACTTGAATTATATTTTGAAAAAGGTGAGTTCTTTTCTGGACTTGGATTGTTTGCTTCCGGAGTATATGAAAAAAACAATTTGTTCGTTGAATCAATTTTTAGTGCTTTTTTGGATTATGAATATCAATCATGTTTTGGGAATGCAGATGATAAACGTTTTGTACAAAATTTAAATGAATTACGTAATAAATTAGTATCTGAATCTAAAGATGAGGAATCAATAAATGCAGTTGATTACATGTTGTCGTTGTATTTGGGCACAGATGTAGAAGAACCTAAAATCGATTTCTTTCCTTTTGAATATATAAAGTTAAAGAAAACTGCAAAGAATAGAGCTTGGTCCAATAAAGAATTTAATGAATATATGGCATTGGAAAAATATTTTAAGAACTTCCCTTGTTATTATTGGAATTTGTGGACTATGCTCCCAAAGGTTCAGGCTGGCGATTTATCAAATTGGAAAGTGATACTCGAAAAAATTATTATGCTCGGTAATTCAGATTACTATGATTCTTCACGAGTTATATTAGGAAAATTATGTGGCTTAAATGATTCTGATGCATCTAAAATATTATTACCTCAGGAAGTTCAAAGATTAATTTTAATTTATATTAATGATAGTGATAAAAGAGCCTTGGAATATATTTATTCACTTCTGAATTTACCGGATTGTGATTACGTAATTCAGGGTACTCAAGTTATAAAACAAAATATAGATAATAAAACACTTAGTCAGGCTTTGTATGAAAAAAGTTTGACTGCAAGTGGGCGATTGAAAGAAAGAATTAATTATATTCTTAGTTGA
- the scpB gene encoding SMC-Scp complex subunit ScpB, producing MEFNKESALIECILFLESEPLSVKVISNKAQLSEEVVTKCLEKLEERYSAQDSGVELTMITGGWCLTPKKEYWDVLKEYYGSKREGRLSKSAMETLAIIAYSQPITRAEIEQIRGVGVDNMIRLLIERNLIKEVGKKEAPGRPTLFGTSKEFLKLFRLNSIAELPKLDEDEQERFELAR from the coding sequence ATGGAATTTAATAAAGAATCGGCGCTAATCGAATGCATTTTATTTTTGGAGAGCGAACCTCTGAGCGTAAAAGTCATCTCAAACAAAGCTCAACTTTCAGAAGAAGTCGTAACCAAATGCCTTGAAAAACTTGAAGAAAGATATTCAGCTCAAGATTCAGGTGTAGAACTCACAATGATTACAGGCGGCTGGTGTCTTACACCAAAAAAAGAATACTGGGACGTGTTAAAAGAATATTACGGCTCCAAACGTGAAGGTCGTCTTTCAAAATCTGCGATGGAAACTCTCGCTATAATCGCATACTCTCAACCGATTACACGTGCAGAAATTGAGCAGATTCGCGGAGTTGGAGTTGACAATATGATTCGATTGCTTATTGAAAGAAATCTCATAAAAGAAGTTGGAAAGAAAGAAGCGCCTGGTCGACCGACTTTGTTCGGAACTTCAAAAGAATTCCTTAAATTATTCCGCTTGAATTCAATCGCAGAATTGCCTAAACTTGACGAAGACGAACAGGAGCGTTTTGAACTTGCCCGCTAA
- a CDS encoding lipopolysaccharide assembly protein LapB — protein sequence MAKDVLSLAWQDMKRRRFATAIKRLEARADIYEGNFEYYLILGIACLYVGDIGSSSSYFQRARKIRLTETRLLLGQAAIFLRRGDTARALQYYLEIRENEPQNKTAANAMEFIRLHGDYDTICRWVDTGRIEQFYPPLGPNPDKILLTAIPIIACMIGAIFALIFFPKFSKAGNYRGPRVDLSRLELSLDEKTDAKEKDLTTQSYKYILSNKEITKRYNDALMYFQNHRDNAAQIEVNVILNSDASLAIKQKARILMGYFEIPDFDSITDVPSYSDVLSNSALYLDCWVVWGGKISNAVTNENGFYSCDLLVGDQTLSKYEGTIKVEFDSVPVIDGSQPVKILGKVMMQDGSVVLKGRAVYQSVHN from the coding sequence ATGGCGAAAGATGTGTTGAGCCTTGCGTGGCAGGATATGAAAAGAAGGCGTTTTGCAACCGCCATCAAACGCCTCGAAGCTCGTGCAGATATCTATGAAGGAAATTTTGAATATTATCTTATTCTTGGCATTGCATGTCTTTATGTAGGAGATATCGGTTCGTCTTCGTCGTATTTCCAAAGGGCAAGGAAAATAAGGCTTACGGAAACACGGCTTTTGCTCGGGCAGGCTGCAATTTTTTTGCGACGTGGAGACACTGCACGCGCTCTTCAATACTACCTTGAAATAAGAGAAAATGAGCCTCAGAATAAAACGGCAGCTAACGCAATGGAGTTTATAAGACTTCACGGTGATTACGATACGATATGTCGTTGGGTCGACACCGGCAGAATAGAGCAATTTTATCCGCCGTTAGGTCCAAATCCTGATAAAATTTTGCTGACTGCAATTCCAATCATCGCATGTATGATTGGTGCCATTTTTGCGCTTATCTTTTTTCCAAAATTTTCAAAGGCCGGGAATTACAGAGGTCCACGCGTAGATTTGAGCCGCCTTGAACTTTCTTTAGATGAAAAAACTGACGCTAAAGAAAAAGATTTGACAACTCAATCTTACAAATACATCCTTTCAAATAAAGAGATAACGAAACGCTACAATGATGCTCTTATGTATTTTCAAAATCACCGAGACAATGCTGCTCAAATTGAAGTGAATGTAATTTTGAATTCAGACGCTTCTCTTGCTATCAAGCAAAAAGCTCGCATATTGATGGGGTATTTTGAAATCCCTGATTTTGACTCTATCACTGATGTTCCGTCTTATTCCGATGTTTTGTCAAATTCCGCACTTTACCTTGATTGCTGGGTAGTGTGGGGTGGAAAAATCTCAAATGCGGTCACAAATGAAAACGGTTTTTATTCTTGTGATTTGCTTGTTGGTGACCAGACTCTTTCTAAATATGAAGGCACTATAAAAGTTGAATTCGATTCTGTTCCTGTTATAGACGGAAGTCAACCGGTAAAAATACTTGGAAAAGTTATGATGCAGGACGGAAGTGTTGTTCTGAAAGGACGAGCTGTTTATCAGAGTGTTCATAATTAG
- a CDS encoding Ig-like domain-containing protein produces the protein MRNKIIFIFLLTLLISSCNIVDFGNDEISCLPSSDSESYSQEYVEVAFNCEVDHYSAEQCIKIQNNNQPLELVFKWGSNTLYAKPEIGWVNGRCYILVVNGSVLKYNGSLFSVDYKCSFVYGNNNDSFTLISKPVDDTALLVSDSISFSFNHEVSYVNFNKAFKISPSEKISYSISSDQKTITITPVSGWKINTIYKWEISNLISIDNWGLSGITNGFFKIQNDIENPDLLKICPVSDTSDPTIWV, from the coding sequence ATGAGAAATAAGATAATTTTTATTTTCTTACTTACTTTATTAATAAGCTCTTGTAATATTGTTGATTTTGGAAATGATGAAATATCTTGTTTGCCTTCCAGTGATTCAGAATCTTATAGTCAGGAATATGTGGAAGTAGCCTTTAATTGTGAGGTAGATCATTATTCTGCAGAACAATGTATAAAAATACAAAATAATAATCAGCCATTGGAACTAGTATTTAAATGGGGTTCGAATACATTATACGCAAAGCCCGAAATTGGTTGGGTAAACGGAAGATGTTATATTTTAGTCGTAAATGGTTCTGTACTTAAATATAATGGTTCTCTGTTTTCTGTTGATTATAAATGTTCTTTTGTTTATGGGAATAATAATGATTCTTTTACATTAATAAGCAAACCTGTTGATGATACTGCATTATTGGTGTCTGATAGTATCTCTTTTTCATTTAATCATGAAGTATCGTATGTAAATTTTAACAAAGCCTTTAAAATTTCCCCTTCAGAAAAAATATCATATTCAATTAGCTCTGATCAGAAAACTATAACAATAACTCCTGTTTCAGGCTGGAAAATTAATACAATTTATAAATGGGAAATTAGTAATTTAATATCAATTGATAATTGGGGATTGTCAGGGATAACAAATGGCTTCTTTAAAATACAAAATGATATCGAAAATCCTGATTTATTAAAAATTTGTCCTGTAAGTGATACATCTGATCCCACGATATGGGTTTGA